From the genome of Primulina eburnea isolate SZY01 chromosome 12, ASM2296580v1, whole genome shotgun sequence, one region includes:
- the LOC140807544 gene encoding E3 ubiquitin-protein ligase UPL1-like isoform X2 encodes MKLKRRRALEVGDFHHWVDLFNHFDTYFEKYIKPRKDLQLEDNTLESDPPFPREAVLHILRVIRIILENCTNKHLYSSYEHHLASLLSSTDSDVVEASLQTLAAFLKKSNTKYILRDASLRSRLFAFAQGWGGKEEGLGLISCALQNGLDPIAFELGCSLHFQFYAASETANESTSSEQTTRGLQVIHLSAVDAGKDSDLELLNKLVLQYKVPHHMRFSLLTRLRFARSFSSVATRHQYTCIRLYAFMVLVQACSDTDDLVSYLNTEPEFITELVTSLSYEDAIPGKIRILCLLSLVALCQDRSRQPTVLSVVTLGGHRGILSSLMLKAVDSVVNNPSKWSIVFAESLLSLITMLVSSSSGCSAMREAGFIPTLLPLLKDVNSQHLHLVTTAVHVLEAFMDYSNPAAALFRDLGGLDDTITRLMVEVSHIENGSKQHNISVDLDSAGCSSSQIITDTFAELDSSQPLYSEALVSYNRRLLMKALLRAISLGTYAPGTTTHLYGSEESLLPHCICIIFKRSKDFGGGVFSLAATVMSDLIHKDPMCFSVLEAAGLPSAFMVAIMDGVLCSAEAITCIPQCLDALCLNNNGLQAVKERNALRCFVKVFTSKTYLRALAADTLGSLSSGLDELMRHASSLRGQGVDMLIEILNNIAKIGSGLEVASQSAYSLNSSEPVPMEIESENRDLPFVDVNDSHKPESGSSELILDVSSMNGESFLPDCISNVSRLLETVLQNSDTCRIFVERRGIECVLQLFTLPLIPLSASLGQCIAVAFKNFSPQHSTSLAHALCIFLREHLKLTDELLTSIGGSQFAQVEFSERVKILRRLSSLEGILYLCNSLLKGTTTIVSELGSADADVIMDLGKVYREILWQVSLCCELKLEEKRNVELDPVSADMGLSTVVGRESDDDANIPSIRYMNPAAIRNAHHSHWGVEREFRPMVRSSEGSGRRSRHSLARLRGSRIGRCLEAFQMDSEAGPSNAEISYGELKQKSPEILIYENLNKLALTMRSFFTALVKGFTLPNRRRTETASLVSAAKSVGTALAKNFHEALGFSGHSNSSGHDISFSVKCRYLGKVVADMVALTFDSRRRTCYNAMINNFYVHGTFRELLTTFEATSQLLWTLPYTGSASSADIVKIGEGGKPSQSSWLLDTLQSHCRELEYFVNSGLLLSSTSASQILVQPVAVGLSLGLFPVPKDPEAFICMLQSQVLDVIRPIWCHPLFPKCGPCFITSIISLMIHVYNGVSDVKRSRGGLSRTANQHFMPPPDEATIGTIIEMGFSRARAEEALRRAETNSVEMAMEWLFNHAEDPVQEDDELARALALSLGSSSETPKIDSVDKSVLVVIEEGQAKAPPADDILATAMKLFQGNDTVVFRLTDLLVTVCNRNTGEDRLKVISYLVQQLKLCPLEFSKDSSPLGMISHTLALIISEDGSAQEIAAQNGIVSTVIDILMNFLGKNEASNGLLVPKCISALLLILDNLSQTRPKLYGDANEGAQIGPSSDSTENQSSETKNKSIPTVEDKIDSALDGSEFADMLGKPTGYLTMDESSKALGIACDMIKRHVPPMVMQAVLQLCARLTKSHVLALQFLESGGMIALFGIPRSCFFPGFVILASAIIRHLLEDPQTLQTAMELEIRQTLSGNRHVGGTSVRTFLTTMAPVISRNPEVFMRAAVAVCQLESLGGRSVIMLLKDKEKEKSKAAGVEAGASTNECRIVENKAHDGFSKYSKGHKKVSANLTQVIDFLLEIVLTYPMLEEDDCTGHLNTMEVDEPTTKKKGKLKVDEMVNLGSDGLSDQLDALAKVTFVLKLLSDILLMYVHAGGFILKRDLEMSQLRVSGHIGYPEQGGVIHHLLHRLLPLAVDKSFNSDEWRDKLSEKASWFLVVLAGRSSEGRRRVINELFKSLSSFSQVEDNPSCSILLPDKKIHAFVDLVFSILSKNSSSGNLPGSGCSPDIAKSMIDGGIVHCLSDILQAIDLDHPDASKVVNLILKSLESLTKAANASEQVLKSDALSKKKIIGPSGRSDAQHDGIPASQELQTAEDGSELHRAISNTGLETYPQIIPHNDGNQTTNLNVSIHQEMRIEEIPNASPRMELGLDYMREEMEESPASPNTTQIEMTFHVENRVDHDMNDEEDVMGDGGDDDDDDDDDDGEDEDEDIAEDGNGLMSLADTDVEDRDDTGIGDEYNDDMVDEEDDFHENRFIEVRWREALDGLDHLQVLGQPGTGGGLIDVAETFEGATVDDLFGMRQSFGFERRRQANRTSYERSVTGGNGLQHPLLLRPSHSADLVSVRASGGNTSQDSEGAENLDVAHFYMFDASILPYENSPSNIFGDRISGSAPPPLADFSIGLESLHVSGRRGPSDGRWTDDGQPQAGGQATAIARAVEEKFIYLLSNNVTAEKFSQNLAVPEKQGGDYVTAGNQQVDIVDNLQNDDTSHNNDGQVNQLVEPHLLENGNTEVLAEQAGGCQQARENVPSLIVSDNIEMGEGNAFGSESLETSSGLIALVDMTSRDGIPSQDEGSDRSIVPDNQSSSHAPSISGSCLQDVSNHHASSRPENSDVEMGIAVAENSQNAQQLPRTEINLEGPSPQQSGLIVRDSGQADESRLNNEASNSNGIDPTFLDALPEELRAEVLASQQAQPVQVPAPTYAPPMVEDIDPEFLAALPLDIQAEVLAQQRVQRIAQQSDGQPVDMDNASIIATFSADLREEVLLTSSEAVLSALPSPLLAEAQMLRDRALNRYHARSLFGNSQGLNSRGNRLGLGFDRQTMMDRGVGVTIGRGSSLVENLKLKEFDGEPLLNAKGLKALIRLLRLAQPLGKGLLQRLLLNLCTHGETRAILVRLLLDMINPETVGITGGVTVKNAHRLYGCQFDINGRSQLHDGVPPIVMRRVLEILTYMATNHSGIASLLFYFEASNISESANISHPGGTSDKGKDKITGEDHHLILSESSQNGDVPLILLLRLLNQPLCLRSMAHLEQVMGLLQVVVFAAAAKVDFKSSVAETAARTENVSGNETAIDIQKDPHVNEVKSNLLDQSSSALNSKADGQKSDTTHDIFVRIPRQDLHNLCSLLGHEGLSDKVYTMAGEVLKKLAFVAVAHRQFFVLELSESAHRLSRSAVNELITLRDTHMLGLSFGSMAGAAVLRVLQILSAVTSVGSGLNENRVDDEVQEEHTTMWKLNVALESLWKELSECISAVESELSLNSHSPVSSNNIGEQMQVSPASAPLPPGSQRLLPFIEGFFVLCEKIQSKNTILYHDNFNVTAREVKESAGSSVPSSAKFVDPCRRLDGSVTFARFAEKHRRLLNAFIRQNPVLLEKSFCMMLKAPRLIDFDNKRAYFRSRIRQHHDQHLSGPLRISVRRAYILEDSYNQLRKKPSQDLKGRLNVHFQGEEGIDAGGLTREWYQLLSRVLFDKGALLFTTVRNNATFQPNPNSVYQTEHLSYFRFVGRVVAKALFDGQLLDVYFTRSFYKHILGVKVTYHDIEAVDPDYYKNLKWMLENDVSDIPDLTFSIDADEEKHILYEKTEVTDYELKPGGRNIRVTEETKHEYVDVVADHILTNAIRPQINSFLEGFNELVPRELVSIFNDKELELLISGLPEIDLVDLKASTEYTGYTAASNVVQWFWEVVEGFNKEDMARLLQFVTGTSKVPLEGFKALQGISGPQRFQIHKAYGAPERLPSAHTCFNQLDLPEYSSKEQLQERMLLAIHEASEGFGFG; translated from the exons ATGAAGTTGAAGCGAAGGAGGGCGCTTGAAGTG GGAGATTTTCATCACTGGGTTGACTTATTTAATCATTTCGATACCTATTTTGAGAAATACATCAAGCCAAGGAAGGATTTGCAGCTTGAGGACAACACTTTGGAATCTGATCCACCCTTCCCAAGGGAAGCCGTTCTACATATTCTTCGTGTCATAAGGATAATATTAGAAAATTGCACCAATAAGCATCTTTACAGCTCTTATGAG CATCACTTAGCGTCTTTGCTTTCTTCCACTGATTCGGATGTTGTGGAGGCTTCTCTACAAACTTTGGCTGCTTTTTTGAAGAAATCTAatacaaaatacattttaagAGATGCTTCTCTACGTTCAAGATTATTTGCTTTTGCCCAGGGATGGGGGGGCAAGGAAGAAGGTCTAGGATTGATTTCATGTGCTTTACAAAATGGATTGGACCCTATTGCTTTCGAGTTGGGTTGCTCTCTGCATTTTCAGTTTTATGCTGCGAGCGAAACTGCAAATGAATCCACTTCTTCCGAGCAGACGACTAGAGGTTTACAAGTCATACACTTATCTGCTGTTGACGCTGGGAAGGATTCGGACCTGGAACTTCTTAATAAGTTAGTCTTACAGTATAAAGTTCCGCATCATATGAGGTTTTCTCTTCTGACAAGATTGCGGTTTGCTAGGTCCTTTAGCTCAGTAGCTACACGTCATCAGTACACATGCATCCGCCTCTATGCTTTTATGGTTCTTGTTCAGGCCTGTAGCGATACCGATGATCTGGTTTCTTACCTCAACACCGAGCCAGAGTTCATCACTGAATTGGTTACCTCATTGAGCTATGAAGATGCAATACCTGGAAAAATTCGAATTTTATGCCTTCTTTCCCTGGTTGCCCTTTGTCAAGATAGGTCTCGTCAGCCGACAGTATTGTCTGTTGTCACATTGGGTGGGCACCGTGGTATTCTGTCTAGCCTTATGCTGAAAGCTGTTGATTCTGTTGTTAACAATCCATCAAAGTGGTCTATTGTTTTTGCGGAGTCTCTGTTATCTCTTATTACGATGTTAGTATCATCTTCATCAGGTTGCTCAGCCATGCGTGAAGCGGGATTTATACCAACTCTTTTACCTCTGCTGAAAGATGTGAATTCTCAGCACTTGCATTTGGTTACCACTGCTGTTCATGTTCTAGAAGCGTTTATGGATTATAGCAATCCGGCTGCTGCTCTTTTCCGAGATTTGGGAGGTTTGGATGACACAATAACTCGCTTGATGGTAGAAGTATCTCACATTGAAAATGGTTCAAAGCAACATAATATTTCTGTTGACCTTGATAGTGCTGGGTGTAGTAGTTCGCAGATTATCACAGATACTTTTGCTGAGCTTGATAGTTCGCAACCTCTTTATTCTGAAGCTTTGGTTTCGTATAACCGTCGGTTGTTGATGAAAGCCTTATTGCGTGCTATATCTCTTGGTACTTATGCACCTGGGACAACGACTCACTTGTATGGCTCCGAAGAGAGCTTGTTGCCACATTGCATATGCATAatatttaaaagatcaaaagaCTTTGGTGGTGGCGTATTTTCACTGGCGGCAACTGTCATGAGTGATTTGATTCATAAAGATCCTATGTGCTTCTCCGTCTTAGAAGCAGCTGGTCTTCCTTCTGCTTTTATGGTTGCTATTATGGATGGTGTCCTTTGTTCTGCGGAGGCGATTACTTGTATACCACAATGTCTTGATGCTCTTTGTTTAAACAACAATGGTCTTCAGGCTGTGAAAGAACGCAATGCTTTGAGGTGCTTTGTAAAAGTTTTTACTTCCAAAACATACCTACGAGCCCTTGCTGCTGATACTCTTGGCTCATTATCTAGTGGTCTGGATGAACTAATGCGCCATGCTTCATCATTGCGTGGCCAAGGAGTTGACATGCTGATTGAAATACTGAATAATATTGCAAAAATTGGATCTGGGCTTGAAGTAGCTTCTCAGTCTGCATATTCTTTAAACTCTTCTGAACCTGTTCCCATGGAAATTGAATCTGAGAATAGAGATTTGCCCTTTGTAGATGTTAATGATTCACATAAACCTGAAAGTGGATCGTCGGAATTAATTCTAGATGTCTCATCGATGAATGGGGAATCATTTTTGCCTGATTGTATTAGTAATGTTTCCCGTTTACTCGAAACAGTTCTTCAGAATTCTGATACGTGCCGAATTTTTGTCGAAAGAAGAGGAATCGAGTGTGTCTTGCAATTGTTTACTTTGCCTCTCATACCCCTTTCAGCTTCTCTTGGTCAATGCATCGCTGTTGCGTTTAAAAACTTTTCTCCTCAGCATTCTACATCACTTGCTCATGCATTGTGTATATTTCTGAGAGAACATTTGAAGTTAACAGATGAGCTTTTGACTTCAATTGGGGGATCCCAATTTGCTCAGGTGGAATTTTCTGAAAGAGTAAAGATCTTAAGGCGTCTCTCTAGTTTGGAAGGCATCCTGTACCTTTGCAATTCTTTGCTAAAAGGTACTACTACCATTGTCTCTGAATTGGGTTCTGCTGATGCTGATGTGATTATGGATCTCGGCAAGGTTTATCGTGAAATTCTTTGGCAAGTATCTTTGTGTTGTGAGTTGAAGCTGGAGGAGAAGCGGAATGTTGAATTGGATCCTGTAAGTGCAGATATGGGACTGTCTACTGTTGTTGGGAGGGAGAGTGATGATGATGCTAATATTCCATCTATTAGATACATGAATCCTGCTGCTATCAGAAATGCACATCACTCACATTGGGGAGTTGAACGTGAGTTTAGACCGATGGTCCGTTCAAGTGAAGGTTCAGGTCGTCGCAGTCGGCATAGTTTGGCTCGGCTTCGAGGTAGCAGGATTGGTAGGTGTTTGGAAGCTTTCCAAATGGATTCTGAAGCTGGACCAAGTAATGCAGAGATATCTTACGGTGAACTGAAGCAAAAGAGTCCCGAAATACTGATTTATGAAAATCTCAATAAGCTTGCTTTAACAATGCGCTCATTCTTCACAGCTCTAGTGAAAGGTTTTACTTTGCCAAATCGTAGAAGGACTGAAACTGCATCCTTGGTATCTGCTGCTAAGAGTGTTGGAACTGCTCTGGCAAAAAATTTTCATGAGGCCTTGGGTTTCTCGGGTCACTCCAACTCTAGTGGACATGATATATCATTTTCAGTCAAGTGTCGGTATCTGGGGAAAGTTGTGGCTGACATGGTGGCTCTTACATTTGATAGCCGGCGGCGCACTTGTTACAATGCTATGATTAATAATTTCTATGTCCATGGGACATTCAGGGAGCTTCTTACAACTTTTGAAGCAACAAGTCAGTTGCTTTGGACCCTTCCTTATACTGGTTCGGCTTCCAGTGCTGATATTGTTAAGATTGGAGAGGGTGGCAAACCATCTCAGAGCTCTTGGCTGCTTGATACACTACAGAGTCATTGTCGTGAACTTGAGTATTTTGTTAATTCTGGTCTGCTGTTATCTTCAACCTCAGcttctcaaatacttgtgcAACCTGTAGCTGTTGGTTTGTCGTTGGGGTTATTTCCTGTTCCAAAGGACCCAGAAGCGTTCATTTGCATGTTGCAGTCCCAAGTTTTAGATGTGATACGTCCCATTTGGTGTCATCCTTTGTTTCCTAAATGTGGTCCATGTTTCATCACTTCAATCATTTCACTTATGATTCATGTCTACAATGGTGTTAGTGATGTAAAACGGAGCCGTGGTGGGTTGTCTAGAACTGCGAACCAACATTTTATGCCTCCTCCTGATGAAGCAACCATTGGGACCATTATTGAGATGGGCTTCTCAAGAGCGCGAGCAGAGGAAGCACTGAGAAGGGCGGAAACAAATAGTGTTGAGATGGCAATGGAATGGCTGTTTAATCACGCGGAAGATCCTGTGCAGGAGGATGATGAGTTGGCTCGTGCACTGGCTTTATCTCTTGGTAGTTCATCAGAAACACCTAAGATTGATAGTGTTGATAAATCTGTGCTTGTTGTAATAGAAGAGGGACAAGCAAAAGCACCTCCTGCCGATGACATCCTTGCAACAGCTATGAAGTTGTTCCAAGGTAATGATACAGTGGTTTTCAGGCTGACAGATTTGCTTGTGACTGTTTGCAACCGGAACACTGGGGAAGACCGCCTGAAAGTTATTTCTTATCTTGTTCAGCAGTTAAAGCTATGCCCACTTGAATTCTCCAAGGATAGCAGTCCACTGGGTATGATCTCACATACTTTAGCATTGATTATTTCAGAAGATGGAAGTGCTCAGGAAATCGCTGCGCAAAATGGAATTGTCTCAACTGTAATTGATATCTTAATGAATTTTTTGGGCAAGAATGAGGCTTCAAATGGGCTCCTTGTTCCTAAATGTATCAGTGCGTTGCTTCTCATCTTGGATAATTTGTCGCAGACCAGGCCCAAATTATATGGTGATGCTAATGAGGGAGCACAAATTGGTCCTTCATCTGACTCAACTGAAAACCAATCTTCTGAGacaaaaaataaatcaattCCAACTGTTGAAGATAAAATTGACTCTGCTTTGGATGGATCTGAGTTTGCAGATATGCTTGGAAAGCCAACTGGTTATTTGACGATGGATGAGAGTTCTAAGGCACTAGGAATTGCTTGTGACATGATAAAGAGGCATGTACCACCGATGGTAATGCAGGCTGTTCTTCAGTTATGTGCTCGGTTAACAAAATCACATGTTCTGGCTTTACAATTTCTTGAAAGTGGTGGCATGATTGCCCTTTTTGGCATTCCAAGAAGTTGTTTTTTTCCCGGATTCGTCATCTTAGCTTCTGCTATCATTAGACATCTTCTTGAAGATCCTCAGACATTGCAAACAGCCATGGAATTGGAGATACGCCAAACTCTTAGTGGAAATCGACATGTTGGTGGCACATCTGTGAGAACATTTTTGACAACAATGGCACCTGTTATATCTAGAAATCCAGAGGTCTTCATGAGAGCGGCAGTTGCCGTCTGTCAGTTGGAGTCATTAGGAGGGAGGTCTGTTATCATGTTGTTAAAAGATAAAGAGAAAGAAAAGTCGAAGGCAGCTGGTGTTGAAGCTGGAGCATCTACTAATGAATGTCGTATTGTTGAAAATAAGGCTCATGATGGGTTTAGTAAGTACTCTAAAGGACATAAAAAGGTTTCAGCAAATCTTACTCAAGTGATTGATTTTCTTCTGGAAATTGTGTTGACGTATCCTATGCTGGAGGAGGATGATTGCACAGGCCATCTAAACACTATGGAGGTAGATGAACCTACCACCAAAAAGAAAGGTAAATTAAAGGTCGATGAGATGGTAAATTTAGGATCAGATGGTTTGTCAGACCAATTGGATGCCCTAGCTAAGGTGACTTTTGTGCTCAAATTATTGAGTGACATTTTATTGATGTATGTTCATGCTGGTGGTTTTATTTTGAAACGAGATTTGGAAATGTCTCAATTGCGCGTGTCTGGTCATATAGGCTATCCTGAACAAGGGGGTGTAATTCATCATCTTCTACATCGTCTTCTTCCCCTTGCAGTAGATAAATCTTTTAACTCGGATGAATGGAGAGACAAGCTTTCTGAAAAAGCTTCATGGTTTTTGGTTGTTTTGGCTGGCCGCTCTAGTGAAGGAAGGAGAAGGGTGATCAATGAACTTTTCAAATCTCTATCTTCATTTTCACAAGTTGAGGATAATCCATCTTGTAGCATTCTGTTACCTGACAAGAAAATCCATGCTTTTGTTGATTTGGTGTTTTCCATTTTGTCAAAGAATTCTTCTTCAGGAAATTTACCTGGATCTGGGTGTTCACCTGACATTGCAAAAAGCATGATAGATGGTGGTATTGTGCATTGCTTATCGGACATTCTTCAAGCTATTGATTTGGACCACCCTGATGCGTCGAAAGTTGTTAATCTCATACTCAAGTCTTTGGAAAGCTTGACAAAGGCTGCTAATGCAAGCGAACAAGTTCTTAAATCTGATGCATTAagtaagaaaaaaataattggcCCAAGTGGAAGGTCCGATGCTCAACATGATGGAATTCCAGCTTCTCAAGAATTGCAAACTGCTGAGGACGGGAGCGAGCTACATAGGGCCATCAGTAATACTGGTTTAGAAACGTATCCCCAAATTATCCCTCACAACGACGGTAATCAAACTACAAATTTAAATGTGTCGATTCATCAAGAGATGAGAATTGAGGAGATTCCAAATGCTAGTCCACGCATGGAACTTGGGTTGGATTACATGAGGGAGGAAATGGAAGAAAGTCCTGCCTCACCCAATACAACACAGATTGAAATGACATTTCATGTGGAGAATAGAGTAGATCACGATATGAATGATGAAGAGGATGTCATGGGTGATGGTGGTGATGACGACGACGACGACGATGACGACGATGGAGAAGATGAGGATGAAGATATAGCCGAAGACGGCAATGGTCTGATGTCCCTAGCTGACACAGATGTAGAGGATCGTGATGATACTGGCATTGGAGATGAATATAATGATGATATGGTTGATGAAGAAGATGATTTCCATGAAAATCGTTTCATTGAGGTGAGGTGGAGGGAAGCCCTTGATGGCTTAGATCATTTGCAGGTACTTGGACAACCAGGAACTGGAGGAGGGTTAATTGATGTAGCTGAAACCTTTGAAGGTGCAACTGTGGATGACTTATTTGGAATGCGTCAATCTTTTGGTTTTGAGAGACGGCGTCAAGCTAATAGAACTTCCTATGAACGATCAGTTACAGGTGGGAATGGTCTTCAACATCCTCTCCTTTTGAGGCCATCACATTCTGCGGATTTGGTGTCAGTAAGGGCTTCTGGTGGAAATACCTCCCAGGATTCAGAAGGTGCTGAAAACCTAGATGTGGCCCATTTCTATATGTTTGATGCTTCCATTCTTCCTTATGAAAACTCTCCTTCTAATATATTTGGTGACCGAATTAGTGGGTCTGCACCGCCCCCGCTAGCTGATTTTTCTATTGGCTTAGAGTCCTTGCATGTGTCTGGTCGAAGGGGGCCAAGTGATGGCCGGTGGACTGATGATGGTCAACCCCAAGCTGGCGGACAAGCCACTGCAATTGCACGGGCAGTTGAAGAGAAATTCATTTATCTATTGAGCAATAATGTTACTGCTGAAAAATTTTCGCAAAACCTAGCAGTTCCAGAGAAACAGGGGGGAGATTACGTCACTGCTGGAAATCAACAGGTGGATATTGTTGATAATCTACAGAATGATGATACAAGTCACAATAATGACGGTCAAGTTAATCAACTAGTTGAACCTCATCTACTCGAGAATGGCAACACAGAGGTCCTCGCTGAACAAGCTGGTGGGTGCCAACAAGCAAGGGAAAATGTTCCAAGTTTGATTGTTAGTGATAACATTGAAATGGGGGAAGGAAATGCTTTTGGCAGCGAGTCATTGGAGACATCATCTGGTTTGATTGCTCTCGTTGATATGACTTCAAGGGATGGTATTCCATCTCAAGATGAGGGTTCTGATAGGTCCATAGTTCCAGATAATCAGTCCAGTTCTCATGCTCCATCAATTTCTGGATCATGTTTGCAAGATGTTAGCAATCATCATGCTTCATCACGTCCAGAAAATAGTGATGTTGAAATGGGTATTGCTGTAGCAGAAAACAGTCAGAATGCCCAACAATTACCTCGGACCGAGATCAATCTAGAGGGGCCATCACCACAACAAAGTGGTTTGATTGTTCGGGATTCAGGTCAAGCAGATGAAAGTAGATTGAATAATGAGGCTTCAAATTCAAATGGTATAGATCCAACATTTTTGGATGCGCTTCCAGAAGAACTTCGTGCTGAGGTTCTTGCTTCACAACAAGCTCAGCCAGTTCAAGTTCCAGCTCCTACTTATGCACCTCCTATGGTTGAAGATATTGATCCTGAGTTTTTGGCTGCTCTTCCACTTGATATTCAAGCTGAAGTGCTTGCCCAACAAAGAGTTCAAAGGATTGCGCAACAATCGGATGGTCAGCCCGTTGATATGGACAATGCATCGATTATTGCCACCTTTTCTGCTGATTTACGTGAAGAG GTTCTTTTGACTTCTTCAGAGGCTGTTTTATCGGCATTGCCATCTCCATTACTTGCTGAAGCGCAAATGCTCAGAGACCGAGCTTTAAATCGTTATCATGCTCGCAGTTTGTTTGGAAATAGCCAAGGCCTCAATAGTCGAGGAAATAGATTGGGATTGGGCTTTGATAGGCAGACAATGATGGACAGGGGTGTCGGAGTCACTATTGGTCGTGGATCTTCTCTAGTAGAGAACTTAAAGTTGAAAGAGTTTGATGGAGAACCACTTTTGAATGCTAAGGGCTTGAAAGCATTAATTCGCCTGTTACGACTGGCACAG CCTCTTGGGAAAGGTCTGTTGCAGAGACTTTTGTTAAACTTATGCACCCACGGCGAAACAAGAGCTATTCTTGTTCGTCTTCTGCTTGATATGATCAACCCCGAGACTGTAGGTATAACTGGTGGAGTGACAGTAAAGAATGCACACAGGCTTTATGGATGTCAGTTTGATATTAATGGTCGATCTCAATTGCATGATG GTGTTCCTCCAATTGTAATGCGACGGGTACTTGAGATTCTGACCTATATGGCTACAAATCATTCTGGCATTGCCAGTCTTCTTTTCTACTTTGAGGCCTCAAATATTTCTGAATCTGCCAACATAAGTCATCCAGGAGGAACGAGTGATAAGGGTAAGGATAAAATCACTGGAGAAGATCACCATCTTATCCTTTCTGAAAGCTCACAAAACGGGGATGTCCCATTGATATTGCTTCTTAGACTTTTAAACCAGCCACTTTGCTTGCGGAGTATGGCTCACCTAGAACAG GTCATGGGTCTACTCCAGGTGGTTGTATTTGCTGCGGCAGCCAAGGTAGATTTTAAGTCTAGTGTGGCAGAAACTGCAGCTCGGACTGAAAATGTTTCTGGTAATGAAACTGCAATCGACATTCAGAAAGATCCTCATGTAAATGAAGTCAAATCTAATCTTCTTGACCAGAGTTCCAGTGCTTTGAACTCCAAAGCAGATGGTCAAAAAAGTGATACTACTCATGATATTTTCGTACGGATTCCGAGGCAGGATTTGCATAATCTCTGCAGCCTTCTAGGGCATGAAgg GCTTTCAGACAAAGTTTACACAATGGCTGGCGAGGTGCTAAAGAAGTTGGCCTTTGTTGCTGTTGCTCATCGCCAATTTTTTGTTTTGGAGCTTTCTGAGTCAGCCCATAGGTTGAGCAGATCAGCTGTTAATGAGCTTATAACACTTAGAGATACACACATGCTGGGATTGAGCTTTGGATCCATGGCTGGGGCAGCAGTTCTTCGCGTGCTACAGATACTAAGTGCAGTTACTTCAGTTGGCAGTGGCTTGAATGAGAACAGGGTGGATGATGAGGTGCAGGAAGAGCATACCACCATGTGGAAGCTAAATGTCGCTCTGGAATCATTATGGAAAGAGCTAAGTGAGTGCATCAGTGCTGTGGAGTCAGAGCTAAGTCTGAATTCCCACTCTCCAGTTTCCAGTAACAACATTGGCGAGCAGATGCAGGTTTCACCTGCATCTGCCCCTCTTCCCCCTGGAAGTCAGAGACTCTTGCCTTTTATTGAGGGTTTTTTTGTTCTATGCGAGAAAATACAgtctaaaaatacaattttgtaTCACGATAATTTCAATGTGACAGCGAGAGAGGTGAAAGAGTCTGCTGGGAGCTCAGTTCCATCATCTGCTAAATTTGTGGATCCTTGCAGAAGACTAGATGGATCTGTCACATTTGCAAGGTTTGCTGAGAAGCACCGTCGCCTGCTTAATGCGTTTATAAGGCAGAATCCTGTTTTATTGGAAAAATCATTCTGCATGATGCTGAAAGCTCCTCGGCTGATTGATTTTGATAACAAAAGGGCTTATTTTCGATCCAGGATTAGGCAGCACCATGATCAACACCTTTCAGGTCCACTGCGAATTAGTGTTAGACGCGCATACATTTTGGAGGATTCATATAACCAGCTACGCAAGAAACCAAGTCAAGATCTTAAAGGGCGGTTGAATGTTCATTTTCAAGGCGAAGAGGGCATTGATGCTGGTGGTTTAACTAGAGAATGGTATCAGTTACTGTCAAGGGTCCTATTTGACAAAGGAGCTCTTCTTTTCACCACTGTCAGAAACAATGCAACTTTTCAGCCAAATCCCAATTCTGTTTATCAAACTGAACATCTCTCTTATTTCAGATTTGTAGGCCGTGTG GTTGCCAAAGCGCTGTTTGATGGACAATTGCTGGATGTTTATTTCACCCGCTCCTTCTACAAGCACATCCTTGGTGTGAAGGTGACTTACCATGACATAGAGGCCGTTGATCCTGATTACTataaaaatctgaaatggatGCTTGAG AACGATGTGAGTGATATACCAGATTTGACATTTAGCATAGATGCGGATGAAGAAAAACACATCCTTTATGAGAAAACAGAG GTTACTGATTATGAGCTGAAGCCGGGAGGAAGAAACATAAGAGTAACGGAAGAAACAAAGCATGAATATGTAGATGTTGTAGCTGACCACATTTTGACAAATGCTATCCGGCCTCAGATCAATTCCTTTCTTGAAGGTTTCAATGAATTAGTACCCCGAGAACTTGTATCTATTTTTAATGATAaagagcttgaattattaaTTAGCGGTCTTCCTGAAATTGACT TGGTTGATCTGAAGGCCAGCACTGAGTATACGGGCTACACAGCAGCCTCAAATGTTGTTCAGTGGTTTTGGGAGGTTGTCGAGGGTTTCAATAAGGAAGACATGGCAAGATTGCTTCAGTTTGTGACTGGAACCTCCAAG GTTCCTTTAGAAGGTTTTAAGgcattgcaaggaatatctggtccccagagatttcagattcaCAAAGCATATGGAGCTCCTGAGAGACTTCCTTCAGCTCATACCTG CTTTAACCAGCTGGACCTACCAGAGTACTCTTCAAAGGAACAACTTCAAGAACGTATGCTGCTAGCAATCCACGAAGCTAGCGAAGGATTTGGATTTGGTTAA